The following proteins come from a genomic window of Pirellula staleyi DSM 6068:
- the lspA gene encoding signal peptidase II, whose product MTASKPATADTPSSPLAAPPADALSLRTYMVYFGLAILGCTTDLVSKELIFRWRGLPRPSNEWWIIEGFFGIETSVNRGALFGMGAGYSWVFASLSVVAMLGIFVWLFVFQAARDRWLNVALGMVTGGILGNLYDRLGLWDSTGLAPDFQHGVRDWILFRYQQYTWPNFNIADMLLVTGAIMLGLHAFFFREPSEEQSPADEKRSDQKPSTDDHRMSEKKATASS is encoded by the coding sequence GTGACTGCCAGCAAGCCTGCGACAGCCGACACACCCTCTTCACCGCTCGCTGCTCCTCCAGCCGACGCTCTCTCGCTACGGACCTACATGGTCTACTTCGGGCTAGCGATCCTGGGCTGCACCACCGATCTCGTTTCGAAAGAGCTGATCTTTCGCTGGCGTGGATTGCCCCGGCCCAGCAACGAGTGGTGGATCATCGAAGGCTTCTTCGGCATCGAGACCAGTGTGAACCGCGGTGCTCTGTTTGGTATGGGAGCGGGTTACAGCTGGGTTTTCGCGTCACTCTCGGTGGTGGCGATGCTCGGCATCTTCGTTTGGCTCTTTGTTTTTCAAGCAGCCCGCGATCGGTGGCTGAATGTGGCCCTCGGCATGGTGACCGGCGGCATCCTCGGCAATCTGTACGATCGACTGGGGCTATGGGATTCGACCGGACTTGCCCCCGATTTTCAGCATGGTGTTCGCGACTGGATTCTCTTTCGCTACCAGCAGTACACCTGGCCCAACTTCAACATTGCCGACATGCTGCTAGTGACCGGTGCCATCATGCTGGGACTTCACGCCTTCTTTTTTCGTGAGCCGAGCGAGGAGCAATCGCCCGCTGACGAAAAGCGTAGTGATCAGAAGCCAAGTACCGATGATCATCGTATGTCCGAGAAAAAGGCAACAGCTTCGAGCTAA
- a CDS encoding TraR/DksA C4-type zinc finger protein, with protein MKKTEAKDFRQLLLTLRARLRGDVNALADAALGKTRSENSGDLSSMPIHMADVGTDNFEQEFTLSLMEHDGSTLEQIEAALERIEAGAYGVCTECGCKIPKARLEVLPYTAHCVKCAEKASPR; from the coding sequence ATGAAAAAGACCGAGGCCAAGGATTTTCGGCAGTTGCTACTGACCCTGCGAGCCCGTTTGCGTGGCGATGTGAATGCCCTCGCCGATGCCGCACTCGGAAAGACTCGCAGCGAGAATAGCGGCGATCTTTCCAGCATGCCTATTCACATGGCCGACGTGGGTACCGACAACTTCGAGCAAGAGTTCACCCTCAGCTTGATGGAACACGACGGTAGCACGCTCGAGCAGATCGAAGCCGCTCTTGAACGGATCGAGGCAGGTGCGTATGGTGTCTGCACCGAATGCGGCTGCAAGATTCCGAAAGCACGTCTCGAAGTGCTCCCTTACACGGCTCACTGCGTGAAATGTGCGGAAAAAGCGTCTCCTCGGTAG
- a CDS encoding low molecular weight phosphatase family protein, with product MPPTLLFLCTGNYYRSRLSELYFRHHFSLLGIDWQLDSCGLAIDGRNPGPISRDTVRWLSAMQIPLPSEHRWPRDLTTRDLEQATRVIAMKEAEHRPLMRLRFPDFEHKVEYWHIDDQDVATPAEALPLLVARLDALLQEFASAKQNPHD from the coding sequence ATGCCCCCCACCCTGCTCTTCCTGTGCACGGGAAACTACTATCGCAGCCGACTTTCCGAACTCTATTTCAGGCACCACTTCAGCTTGCTGGGGATCGATTGGCAACTCGACAGCTGTGGACTGGCGATCGACGGTCGCAACCCGGGCCCGATCTCGCGCGATACGGTCCGCTGGCTGAGTGCCATGCAGATCCCGCTACCTAGCGAGCACCGCTGGCCGCGCGACCTCACCACCCGCGACCTCGAGCAAGCGACTCGTGTGATCGCTATGAAAGAGGCCGAGCATCGACCTTTGATGCGTCTGCGTTTTCCCGACTTCGAGCACAAAGTGGAGTATTGGCATATCGACGATCAGGATGTCGCGACACCTGCGGAGGCGCTGCCGCTGCTCGTCGCGCGTCTCGATGCACTGCTACAAGAGTTTGCCTCCGCTAAGCAAAATCCCCACGACTGA
- a CDS encoding c-type cytochrome, translated as MLPVLPHHSRPLALALALLATLVSSSLLAQDPFALGVRETPWLPPADQQKAFKLPDGFSINLVAAEPQIQKPLNMAFDVRGRIWLTDSVEYPYAAPLDKPGRDTVKILEDVDRDGHYEKVTTFADGLNIPIGIYPHAKGCIVYSIPNVWLLEDTDGDDKCDKRTILYGPFDHTRDTHGMVNAMRRGFDGWLYACHGFNNQSKVQGSDGHPIEMNSGNTFRMRLDGSRVENFTFGQVNPFGMAINNHFQLFTADCHSKPLYALIPGGSYPSFGRPHDGLGFVPEVMTHLHGSTAICGVTLVTGDVFPEEFQGKVLSGNVMTSRINCNMLESHGSTIKAVEQPDFLSTTDPWFRPVDVQMGPDGALYILDFYNRIIGHYEVPLTHPGRDRTSGRIWRVTYTKNSPKVPAAVDLTQLPAAELLEACNHPVIAQRLLALHQLSDVVYPQQTEAVQQLWRADLAPRSLIALAWTLARHDALAADKLAKLAAHDQSEVRTHAMRIAGFLGKKQQDSSIPLVSKGIGDTDGHVRLAALEAAAKFDSRELMTQISETFSKPTDDVFALQAAKIALRDQLARLSTPSSNDWQYVGILKSKIVASAVPAVKNELGGNLAAELFKLDHDLHPTDWQVLAEHAARYASETKRATLLADIDALAKRKQLPLHTLMQAVARGAQQRGGGVPPVWIEHLTKLMATTLTINDDTPLGWNCFTLDGQPITPMIWEANWRKATDEDSYLMYTSLPAGEQRTSMLRSDPFKIPEELSFWSCGHVGFTGAPSNHKNKIRLVDAATGEMLIESEPPRNDIAHRIVWDLKKFAGRPGKIELVDSDDGTGYAWIAAGHFSLKTLNVSDWEAAATTALELVKTWKLRDAQPAIVALVSSSRAPSGLRRTAAETLASLEGSAIVSALAGSLIFDLPEALRSEVSAAITSTSAEAREKSLALLLSRLASREQERVTQLLATDAAGTALFTQLIERGILPARLLAVRTIEQSAMASATKNDAEKLTAIKAALPAEAANLDQLIEEKQKTIASLTADLARGQQIFTKSCANCHQVAGAGAIVGPQLDGIGLRGRQRLLEDMLDPHRNVDVAFRTTTLLLDDGRVITGLVRREEGATLVLADPQGKEQFVEKASIEQRKQTPLSLMPENIARELPSEDLAHLVAWLIAQKQAKEPMP; from the coding sequence ATGCTTCCTGTGCTTCCGCATCACTCGCGCCCCCTCGCGCTGGCACTTGCACTGCTCGCGACGCTGGTCAGCAGCAGCTTGCTCGCACAAGATCCGTTTGCCCTCGGCGTGCGCGAAACCCCGTGGCTCCCTCCAGCCGATCAGCAAAAGGCCTTTAAGCTTCCCGATGGGTTTTCGATTAACCTCGTCGCCGCCGAGCCGCAAATTCAAAAGCCGCTGAACATGGCGTTCGACGTGCGGGGGCGCATCTGGCTCACCGATTCGGTCGAATATCCCTACGCTGCGCCGCTTGATAAGCCGGGGCGCGACACCGTCAAGATCCTCGAAGATGTCGACCGCGATGGCCACTACGAAAAAGTGACCACCTTTGCCGATGGACTCAACATTCCGATCGGAATCTATCCACATGCCAAGGGATGCATCGTTTACAGCATCCCCAACGTCTGGCTCCTGGAAGATACCGACGGCGACGACAAGTGCGATAAGCGAACGATTCTCTACGGCCCTTTCGATCACACACGCGATACGCACGGCATGGTGAATGCCATGCGTCGCGGCTTCGATGGCTGGCTCTATGCCTGCCACGGCTTCAACAATCAGAGCAAAGTGCAAGGTTCCGATGGTCACCCAATCGAGATGAACTCGGGCAACACATTTCGGATGCGACTCGACGGCTCGCGCGTCGAGAACTTCACGTTTGGCCAAGTGAATCCGTTCGGCATGGCGATCAACAATCACTTTCAGCTCTTCACCGCCGACTGCCACAGTAAGCCACTCTACGCCCTGATTCCTGGCGGATCGTATCCCAGTTTTGGTCGTCCGCACGATGGTCTTGGATTCGTTCCCGAAGTGATGACGCACCTGCATGGCAGCACCGCGATTTGCGGCGTCACGCTGGTGACAGGAGACGTTTTTCCCGAGGAATTTCAGGGAAAAGTGCTCAGCGGCAACGTGATGACGAGCCGTATCAACTGCAACATGCTCGAGAGTCATGGCAGCACCATCAAAGCGGTGGAGCAGCCTGATTTTCTTTCGACCACCGACCCTTGGTTTCGTCCGGTCGATGTGCAGATGGGGCCCGATGGTGCGCTTTATATTTTGGACTTCTACAACCGGATTATTGGCCACTATGAAGTGCCGCTTACGCATCCCGGGCGCGATCGGACGAGTGGTCGCATCTGGCGCGTGACTTACACCAAAAACTCTCCCAAGGTTCCCGCAGCGGTTGATCTGACACAGCTCCCTGCTGCGGAACTTCTGGAAGCTTGCAATCATCCCGTGATCGCGCAGCGACTACTGGCGCTCCATCAGCTGAGCGACGTGGTCTATCCCCAGCAAACCGAAGCTGTGCAGCAGTTATGGCGCGCCGATCTCGCGCCGCGCAGTCTCATCGCGCTGGCCTGGACACTCGCGCGCCACGACGCGCTCGCTGCCGACAAGCTGGCGAAACTCGCCGCGCACGACCAGAGCGAAGTTCGCACGCACGCGATGCGAATCGCCGGTTTTCTCGGGAAAAAGCAGCAAGATTCGTCCATTCCGCTCGTGTCGAAAGGAATCGGCGACACCGACGGCCACGTGCGACTCGCCGCGCTCGAAGCGGCTGCCAAGTTCGATAGTCGCGAGCTAATGACGCAGATTTCCGAGACGTTTTCGAAACCGACCGACGATGTTTTCGCATTACAAGCTGCCAAGATCGCGCTCCGCGATCAGCTAGCGCGACTTTCGACTCCATCGAGCAACGACTGGCAATACGTAGGCATCCTTAAGTCCAAAATCGTCGCGAGCGCTGTCCCTGCGGTGAAGAACGAGCTGGGTGGCAATCTCGCAGCCGAACTGTTCAAACTCGATCACGACCTGCACCCTACCGACTGGCAAGTGCTGGCCGAACATGCCGCGCGCTACGCGAGTGAAACCAAGCGCGCGACTTTGCTCGCCGATATCGATGCGCTCGCCAAGCGAAAACAGTTGCCGCTGCACACACTCATGCAAGCGGTCGCGCGTGGGGCCCAGCAGCGCGGCGGCGGTGTTCCTCCTGTATGGATCGAGCATCTCACCAAGCTGATGGCTACGACACTGACCATCAACGACGATACGCCTCTTGGCTGGAACTGCTTTACGCTCGATGGTCAGCCGATCACTCCGATGATCTGGGAAGCGAACTGGCGCAAAGCGACCGACGAAGACAGCTATTTGATGTACACCAGTTTGCCAGCTGGCGAACAGCGGACCAGCATGCTTCGTAGCGATCCGTTCAAAATTCCCGAAGAACTGAGCTTCTGGAGCTGTGGTCACGTCGGTTTCACGGGAGCCCCGAGCAATCATAAAAACAAGATTCGTCTGGTAGATGCTGCCACGGGCGAGATGCTGATCGAGTCGGAACCACCGCGCAACGACATTGCGCATCGCATCGTGTGGGACCTAAAAAAGTTCGCTGGCCGACCTGGAAAGATCGAACTGGTCGACAGCGACGACGGCACGGGCTATGCCTGGATTGCGGCGGGCCATTTCTCGCTGAAGACGCTTAACGTTAGCGACTGGGAAGCAGCCGCCACGACAGCGCTCGAGTTAGTCAAGACTTGGAAACTTCGCGATGCACAGCCGGCGATTGTCGCGCTCGTTTCGTCGTCGCGCGCTCCTTCGGGGCTACGCCGTACAGCAGCCGAAACACTCGCGTCGCTCGAAGGCTCTGCGATCGTTTCCGCTTTGGCAGGGAGCCTGATTTTTGATCTTCCTGAAGCGCTTCGCAGCGAGGTTTCGGCTGCCATCACCAGCACCAGCGCAGAAGCGCGCGAGAAGTCACTCGCGCTGTTGCTTTCACGCCTCGCATCGCGCGAACAAGAGCGGGTGACGCAGCTGCTCGCAACCGATGCTGCTGGCACGGCCCTCTTCACACAGCTTATCGAGCGCGGCATTCTTCCCGCACGACTTCTTGCGGTCCGGACCATCGAGCAATCGGCCATGGCATCAGCCACGAAAAACGATGCTGAGAAACTGACGGCGATCAAAGCAGCGCTTCCAGCGGAGGCGGCGAACCTCGATCAGCTAATCGAGGAAAAGCAAAAAACAATTGCTTCGCTCACAGCGGATCTAGCACGCGGCCAGCAAATCTTCACCAAGAGCTGCGCCAACTGTCATCAAGTTGCTGGAGCGGGTGCGATTGTCGGTCCTCAGCTCGACGGCATTGGCCTGCGCGGTCGTCAGCGGCTGCTGGAAGATATGCTCGACCCTCATCGCAACGTCGATGTTGCCTTCCGCACCACCACGCTCCTGCTCGACGACGGCCGCGTCATCACTGGCCTCGTGCGACGGGAAGAAGGGGCCACACTAGTTCTGGCCGATCCCCAAGGTAAAGAACAGTTCGTGGAGAAAGCCTCGATCGAACAGCGCAAGCAAACCCCTCTCTCGCTGATGCCCGAAAACATCGCCCGCGAACTCCCCTCCGAAGATCTCGCCCACCTCGTCGCCTGGCTCATCGCTCAAAAGCAGGCCAAAGAACCCATGCCTTAG
- a CDS encoding PIN/TRAM domain-containing protein has protein sequence MPLLILRCVFMVVAVGVATLFVRFSNEQAGSPLLPWALFGSILLLASGVITLDVFIPRKQIEVISAVYFGLLVGVLLTYIFMLALSPLLEVGATGKYIQDIRTGVQLILGMVLSYTCITVLIQTKDDFRFIIPYVEFAKEVKGLKPYVLDTSVVIDGRIADLVETNVLDNQLIMPRFVLSELQGIADSSDKLRRARGRRGLDILNRLRSNESVDLKMYDRELPEMAGQAVDMKLVLLAKHLEGKIVTGDYNLNKVARLHNVQVINLNDIANSLKPVFLPGETFMVKIVKPGEAMGQGVGYLDDGTMIVVEQGRDHIGKEILVSVTSVLQTSAGRMIFGRFAPTSNA, from the coding sequence ATGCCACTGCTCATTCTCCGCTGCGTGTTCATGGTCGTGGCGGTTGGCGTTGCCACGCTCTTTGTCCGTTTTTCCAACGAACAAGCAGGCTCGCCACTCTTGCCCTGGGCGCTGTTTGGCAGCATCTTGCTGCTGGCCAGTGGCGTCATCACGCTCGACGTCTTCATCCCCCGCAAGCAAATCGAAGTCATTTCCGCTGTCTACTTCGGCCTCCTCGTCGGCGTGCTCCTCACCTACATCTTCATGCTGGCCCTTTCGCCGCTGCTCGAAGTGGGTGCCACCGGCAAGTACATCCAAGATATCCGGACCGGCGTGCAGCTGATTCTGGGGATGGTTCTCTCCTACACCTGCATCACCGTTTTGATTCAAACCAAAGACGACTTCCGCTTCATCATTCCTTACGTCGAATTTGCGAAGGAAGTGAAGGGGCTTAAGCCATATGTGCTCGACACCAGTGTGGTGATCGATGGACGTATCGCCGACTTGGTCGAGACCAACGTCCTCGATAATCAGCTGATCATGCCGCGCTTTGTTCTGAGCGAACTGCAAGGGATTGCCGACTCGAGCGATAAGCTCCGCCGCGCTCGCGGTCGTCGTGGACTCGATATTCTCAACCGACTTCGCAGCAACGAATCGGTCGATCTGAAGATGTACGATCGCGAACTCCCCGAGATGGCTGGACAAGCGGTCGACATGAAGCTGGTCCTTTTGGCCAAGCACTTAGAGGGGAAGATCGTCACCGGCGACTACAACCTCAACAAAGTCGCTCGGCTGCACAATGTGCAAGTGATCAATCTCAACGACATTGCGAACAGCCTTAAACCGGTCTTCTTGCCGGGCGAAACCTTCATGGTCAAGATCGTCAAACCGGGCGAAGCGATGGGCCAAGGGGTCGGCTACCTCGACGACGGCACCATGATCGTGGTCGAACAAGGGCGCGACCATATCGGCAAAGAGATTCTCGTCAGCGTCACCAGTGTGCTGCAAACCTCCGCCGGTCGCATGATCTTCGGCCGCTTCGCCCCCACCAGCAACGCTTAA
- the dgt gene encoding dNTP triphosphohydrolase, protein MTNSLLQSTLERETSFLAPYALASHQSRGRKYPEEAVPYRGAFQRDRDRIVHCSAFRRLSGKMQVFTGDMGDYHRTRLTHTHEVSSLARTVARALRLNEDLVEALALFHDIGHPPFGHAGEDALDECLAAEGGFSHNHNALVIAEQLEGRYPRFPGLNLTYEVLEGQQTRVDKSAAANQVDGPLLEVQVVEAADSMTYDAHDSDDAVKLGLVTIDDLLECTLVREAMATVKSRYVDMNADVLRKAVVHELLYRQVTDLLETTSKTLVERAPASAAEARRLGLLIAPSQELSEKKKELEKFLYERVYRHPKLVVVRSLAQQRLRAMFHGYLERVDLLPERFRVRAEQVGLPRSIGDYLAGMTDRFCDQTFHQSFAGAS, encoded by the coding sequence ATGACCAATTCTCTGCTGCAATCGACACTTGAGCGCGAGACCTCGTTTCTCGCTCCCTATGCTTTGGCGAGCCATCAATCGCGCGGACGAAAGTATCCCGAGGAAGCGGTTCCCTACCGTGGCGCGTTTCAGCGCGATCGCGATCGCATTGTCCACTGCAGCGCGTTTCGGCGCTTGAGTGGCAAGATGCAGGTCTTCACCGGCGACATGGGAGACTATCACCGAACGCGGCTGACCCACACCCACGAGGTTTCGAGCCTCGCACGCACCGTGGCCCGCGCGCTGCGCTTGAACGAAGATCTCGTCGAGGCGCTCGCGCTGTTTCATGACATCGGCCATCCACCGTTCGGTCATGCCGGAGAAGATGCACTCGATGAATGCCTGGCTGCTGAAGGGGGCTTCTCGCACAACCACAATGCGCTGGTGATCGCCGAGCAGCTCGAGGGACGCTATCCCCGCTTTCCCGGGCTAAACCTCACCTATGAAGTCCTCGAAGGACAACAGACGCGCGTCGATAAGTCGGCTGCTGCCAACCAGGTCGATGGGCCACTCCTCGAAGTGCAAGTGGTCGAAGCGGCTGACAGCATGACCTACGACGCGCACGACAGCGACGATGCGGTGAAGCTCGGACTCGTAACGATCGACGACTTGCTCGAGTGCACCCTCGTGCGCGAAGCGATGGCCACCGTGAAGAGCCGCTATGTCGACATGAATGCCGATGTCCTCCGCAAAGCGGTGGTGCACGAATTGCTCTATCGCCAAGTCACCGATTTGCTCGAAACTACTTCGAAAACACTCGTCGAGCGAGCGCCAGCCTCCGCTGCTGAAGCCCGCCGCCTAGGGCTGCTGATCGCTCCGTCGCAAGAATTATCGGAGAAGAAAAAGGAGCTCGAAAAGTTCCTCTACGAGCGCGTCTATCGTCATCCCAAGCTCGTTGTGGTGCGGTCTCTCGCACAGCAACGACTCCGCGCGATGTTTCACGGCTATTTAGAGCGGGTCGACCTACTTCCCGAGCGGTTTCGCGTTCGCGCCGAGCAGGTGGGGCTCCCCCGCAGCATCGGCGACTACCTGGCAGGGATGACTGACCGCTTCTGCGACCAGACGTTCCATCAGTCGTTTGCGGGGGCCAGCTAG
- a CDS encoding ABC transporter ATP-binding protein gives MGPGTTSNTIASSELPASSKGTPEKTAVASASERAIPKLSITAPRRDDDREPDKRPLDLRLITRLLSYTRPYAFKRNVLFVCVFLRAFQLPAIAWTIGAVIEGPIAGHAEFSSILAGALGLLLLAGSTQVVFHFRQRLALELGEAVIHDLRNAIFAHLQRMPMSFFSKTKIGRIISRVTSDCEALRVGVQDVLFVTLVGVGQMMVAASVMLYYDWAMFSVVAAISPVLWVVNQYFRKQLSGAYRVVQESFSRLTATLAESIAGIRVTQGFVREELNTKLFRDLLAWHGENVVKAARMEGRLLPLLELSSQSFIVALLLIGGYRVLDPDIAKPAGELIYFFFLANIFFSPIQILGNQYNQALTAMAGAERVFALLDEKPEWEDAPDAHDLPPLAGKVEFQGVSFGYDPARPVLHDIDFTAEPGQSIALVGRTGSGKSSIINLIARFYRPQSGDVKFDGHSTREITGDSLHHQMGIVLQQNFLFTGTIRENIRLGRPSATDEEVRQALVDLDCIDLMESLPSGLDTQVGERGAQLSLGQRQLVCFARAMVAQPRILILDEATSSIDTLTELRIQRSLAKLLAGRTSFVVAHRLSTIRDASLVLVLEQGKIIERGTHDQLVAKRGEYASLLAQFARGAQIVEALHIERNQPTMLESATTHVEGPLPQEVQTAGSPPATIAPSVTPAAMTEPSDANPSA, from the coding sequence ATGGGACCAGGGACGACGTCAAACACGATTGCCAGTTCCGAGCTCCCGGCCAGTTCGAAGGGAACCCCTGAGAAAACTGCTGTAGCAAGTGCTTCGGAGCGCGCGATTCCGAAACTGTCGATCACCGCGCCCCGTCGCGATGATGATCGCGAGCCCGATAAGCGCCCGCTCGATCTGCGGCTCATCACCCGTTTGCTCTCGTACACACGCCCCTACGCCTTCAAGCGAAACGTGCTGTTTGTGTGCGTTTTCTTACGCGCGTTTCAGCTCCCCGCGATTGCGTGGACCATTGGCGCGGTGATTGAAGGGCCCATCGCAGGTCACGCCGAGTTCTCCTCGATTCTTGCAGGCGCCTTGGGGCTGCTGCTCCTCGCGGGAAGCACGCAGGTGGTGTTTCATTTTCGGCAACGGCTAGCGCTCGAGCTGGGCGAAGCGGTGATCCACGACCTGCGGAATGCGATCTTCGCGCACTTGCAGCGGATGCCGATGAGCTTCTTCAGCAAAACGAAAATTGGCCGCATCATCAGCCGCGTCACTAGCGACTGTGAAGCGCTCCGCGTCGGTGTGCAAGATGTTCTGTTTGTGACCCTGGTAGGTGTGGGACAGATGATGGTCGCTGCCTCGGTGATGCTCTACTACGACTGGGCGATGTTCAGCGTGGTGGCGGCGATCAGCCCGGTGCTGTGGGTGGTGAATCAATACTTTCGCAAGCAGCTGAGCGGCGCGTATCGGGTGGTGCAGGAAAGCTTCAGCCGCCTCACCGCCACCTTGGCCGAATCGATAGCCGGCATTCGTGTGACACAAGGTTTTGTGCGCGAAGAACTCAACACCAAATTGTTTCGCGACTTGCTTGCCTGGCATGGCGAAAACGTGGTGAAAGCAGCGCGCATGGAAGGTCGGCTGCTCCCGCTGCTCGAACTGAGTAGCCAAAGTTTTATTGTCGCGCTGCTGCTGATTGGTGGCTATCGCGTGCTCGATCCCGACATCGCGAAGCCCGCTGGCGAACTGATTTACTTCTTCTTCCTGGCGAACATTTTCTTCAGTCCCATTCAGATTCTCGGCAATCAGTACAACCAAGCGCTCACCGCGATGGCAGGTGCCGAGCGTGTGTTTGCCCTGCTCGACGAAAAACCCGAATGGGAAGATGCTCCCGATGCTCACGACCTTCCGCCACTGGCCGGAAAGGTCGAATTTCAAGGGGTTTCTTTCGGTTACGACCCCGCCCGTCCCGTGCTCCACGATATCGATTTCACTGCCGAGCCCGGCCAAAGCATCGCGCTGGTCGGTCGTACTGGGAGTGGTAAAAGTTCGATCATCAACTTGATTGCCCGGTTCTATCGTCCGCAATCAGGCGACGTGAAATTCGACGGACATAGCACCCGCGAGATCACCGGCGATTCGCTCCATCATCAGATGGGTATCGTGCTGCAGCAGAACTTTTTGTTTACCGGAACGATCCGCGAAAACATTCGCCTCGGTCGTCCCAGTGCCACCGACGAGGAAGTCAGACAGGCGCTCGTGGATCTCGATTGCATCGACCTCATGGAATCGCTCCCCAGTGGACTCGATACGCAGGTGGGGGAGCGCGGCGCGCAGCTGTCGCTCGGGCAACGTCAACTTGTTTGCTTCGCGCGGGCGATGGTGGCTCAGCCTCGCATTTTGATCCTCGACGAAGCCACCAGCAGCATCGACACCCTCACCGAGCTGCGCATTCAGCGTTCGCTCGCCAAACTGCTGGCGGGGCGGACGAGCTTTGTCGTCGCGCATCGGTTGAGTACGATTCGCGATGCCAGCTTGGTGCTGGTTCTCGAGCAAGGGAAGATCATCGAGCGTGGCACGCACGACCAGCTGGTGGCCAAGCGTGGCGAATATGCCTCGCTCCTGGCGCAGTTTGCGCGCGGGGCGCAGATTGTCGAAGCGCTGCACATCGAGCGCAATCAGCCGACGATGCTCGAATCGGCCACCACCCATGTCGAAGGACCACTTCCTCAGGAAGTGCAAACGGCGGGGAGTCCGCCAGCGACCATCGCCCCTTCGGTCACTCCGGCTGCGATGACAGAACCGAGCGACGCGAACCCCTCGGCATAA
- a CDS encoding response regulator produces MSSHRKLNLLVVDDDPSITRLVSSYLSSALPDDVVITTLNNPAEAQKWIQRHCCDLLISDIEMPGIDGLEMLRFAKGQNAWTQVVFLTGHSTWDRIAEAVEFGASDYLLKPIDREDLVSVITMVCSRIRRWQSAVLDTLRQPVTA; encoded by the coding sequence ATGAGTAGCCATCGTAAGTTGAATCTTCTCGTTGTGGACGACGACCCTTCGATCACCCGTCTGGTGTCGAGTTACCTCAGCTCGGCTCTCCCCGACGATGTGGTCATCACCACGCTCAATAACCCAGCCGAGGCTCAAAAGTGGATTCAGCGTCACTGCTGTGATCTGCTCATCTCGGATATCGAGATGCCGGGGATCGACGGTCTGGAGATGCTGCGATTTGCCAAGGGGCAGAACGCCTGGACACAAGTGGTGTTCCTGACCGGACATAGCACTTGGGATCGCATCGCCGAAGCGGTCGAATTTGGGGCCAGCGACTACCTGCTGAAGCCGATCGATCGCGAAGACTTGGTGTCGGTGATCACGATGGTTTGCTCGCGCATTCGCCGCTGGCAATCCGCAGTGCTCGACACGCTGCGTCAGCCCGTAACGGCTTAA